The proteins below come from a single Corylus avellana chromosome ca3, CavTom2PMs-1.0 genomic window:
- the LOC132174231 gene encoding uncharacterized protein LOC132174231, with the protein MEKLNINNTKKKKNQVLLEGYVEAANEDDLTRTKSLMGGDLDELRGCLDLGFGFSYDEISKLCNTLSVLELYYYMRQKFMDEHQMSPESSQSPATDSCSSMSSPIANKRISSPSE; encoded by the coding sequence ATggaaaaactaaatattaataacacgaagaaaaagaaaaaccaagtgTTGCTTGAAGGCTATGTGGAGGCTGCTAATGAGGACGATTTGACTAGGACCAAAAGCTTGATGGGTGGGGATCTGGATGAACTCAGAGGCTGCTTGGATCTTGGTTTTGGGTTCTCCTACGATGAAATTTCTAAGCTCTGTAACACCTTGTCTGTGCTAGAGCTCTACTATTACATGAGACAGAAGTTTATGGATGAGCACCAGATGTCTCCGGAGAGTTCTCAGTCGCCGGCCACGGACTCGTGCTCGTCCATGTCGAGTCCGATTGCCAACAAGAGGATCTCTAGTCCTAGTGAGTGA